Proteins encoded within one genomic window of Falco biarmicus isolate bFalBia1 chromosome 14, bFalBia1.pri, whole genome shotgun sequence:
- the MBNL3 gene encoding muscleblind-like protein 3 isoform X3, whose amino-acid sequence MFAQQMQFMLPGAQLQPITTFPVTPSLATSPTMAFSPYLSHVSPGMGLVPAELLPNTPVLVSGNPTVTVPGGSAGQKLMRTDKLEVCREFQRGNCTRGENDCRYAHPIDIAMIDTNENTVTVCMDYIKGRCSREKCKYFHPPAHLQAKIKAAQHQVNQTAAAAMALPPGALQPLPKRPALEKNNGATTVFNPSVFHYQQALANMQLQQPTFIPTGSVLCMTPTASVVPMMHGATPTTVSAATTPATSVPFAATATANQISQLSVDELSSSMFVSQM is encoded by the exons ATGTTTGCTCAGCAAATGCAGTTCATGCTGCCAGGCGCGCAACTACAGCCAATT ACAACGTTTCCTGTGACTCCATCACTTGCAACAAGCCCCACGATGGCTTTTAGTCCCTACCTGAGTCATGTTTCTCCTGGGATGGGCTTGGTTCCTGCAGAGCTTTTACCAAATACTCCTGTCCTGGTTTCCGGAAATCCTACTGTTACAGTACCAGGaggctctgctgggcagaaACTGATGCGTACGGATAAACTGGAG GTTTGTCGAGAGTTTCAGCGTGGAAATTGCACACGTGGTGAGAATGATTGCCGCTATGCTCACCCTATAGATATTGCAATGATagacacaaatgaaaatactgttacAGTTTGCATGGATTACATCAAAGGTCGATGCTCTAGGGAGAAATGCAAGTACTTTCATCCCCCTGCACACCTGCAAGCCAAAATCAAGGCAGCTCAACACCAGGTGAACCAGACAGCTGCAGCTGCGATG GCCCTGCCGCCTGGTGCACTTCAACCTTTACCAAAGAGGCCagcacttgaaaaaaacaatGGTGCCACCACAGTCTTTAACCCAAGCGTTTTCCACTACCAACAGGCTCTAGCCAACATGCAGTTGCAACAGCCTACATTCATCCCTACAG GGTCAGTTCTGTGCATGACACCCACTGCAAGCGTTG TGCCCATGATGCACGGTGCTACGCCCACCACTGTGTCTGCAGCAACAACTCCTGCCACCAGCGTCCCCTTCGCTGCAACAGCTACCGCCAATCAG aTATCCCAGTTATCAGTAGATGAACTGAGTAGCAGCATGTTTGTTTCACAGATGTAG